One window of Arcobacter sp. LA11 genomic DNA carries:
- a CDS encoding prephenate dehydrogenase, with protein sequence MNIGIVGLGLMGGSFAKAVKKYGIVNKIYGYARTPKTIKEIEELNLVDELMSLEDLKKKSDIVILAIPVDSILDMMDDLIGISPDTTILDMGSTKEIIVKNIPKEIRKNFVAAHPMTGTEKFGPKAAIDGLYEGNAVVLCNLEDNDELHKNRTINIFQEIGMRIIFMDSHEHDIHACYMSHLPHAISYSLANTVMNHEDPKSIIALAAGGFKDMSRVAKSSPDMWTDIFRQNRNNLLESIDLFEIHMNKVREMVEKEDYEELKNWMKKANTLHEIL encoded by the coding sequence TTGAATATAGGTATTGTAGGTCTTGGACTTATGGGTGGTTCTTTTGCAAAAGCAGTAAAAAAATATGGAATTGTAAATAAAATATATGGCTATGCAAGAACACCAAAAACAATAAAAGAAATAGAAGAGTTAAATTTAGTAGATGAATTAATGAGTCTAGAGGATTTAAAAAAGAAATCAGATATCGTTATTTTAGCTATTCCAGTTGACTCAATATTAGATATGATGGATGATTTAATTGGAATATCACCAGATACAACTATATTAGATATGGGGTCGACAAAAGAAATAATAGTAAAAAATATTCCAAAAGAGATAAGAAAAAATTTTGTTGCAGCACATCCAATGACAGGTACAGAAAAGTTTGGTCCAAAAGCTGCAATTGATGGTTTATATGAAGGAAATGCTGTTGTATTATGTAATTTAGAAGACAATGATGAACTGCATAAAAACCGAACTATAAATATTTTTCAAGAAATTGGAATGAGAATAATATTTATGGATTCTCATGAACATGATATTCATGCTTGTTATATGTCTCATTTACCCCATGCAATTTCATATTCACTTGCAAACACTGTAATGAATCATGAAGACCCAAAATCAATTATAGCACTAGCAGCAGGTGGATTTAAAGATATGAGTAGGGTAGCAAAATCAAGTCCAGATATGTGGACAGATATCTTTAGACAAAATAGAAATAACCTTTTAGAATCTATAGACCTTTTTGAAATACACATGAATAAAGTCAGAGAAATGGTTGAAAAAGAAGATTATGAAGAGTTAAAAAACTGGATGAAAAAAGCAAATACACTACATGAAATACTATAA
- a CDS encoding DNA polymerase III subunit delta', translated as MNITKIESSYILIVNSIDDTLNSLLPHYSKHNVRIIRNEEKDEFLLAQANAVTKEAYISSNEKKYIILCGKTFRKEAQNSLLKILEEPPSNIVFIIITNSKSAILPTIFSRIPHKFFRKDINRKSIGLDILKLDLKDVYAFLKDNQRITKNDAKEIVESILFKVNSQKVKLTQNELDVFSKSIKLLELNSRPINVLTTLLLTLLNRKKTI; from the coding sequence ATGAATATTACAAAAATTGAATCTTCTTATATTTTGATTGTAAATAGTATTGATGATACTTTAAATTCTTTGTTGCCTCATTATTCAAAACATAATGTGAGGATAATTAGAAATGAAGAAAAAGATGAATTTTTATTAGCACAAGCAAATGCTGTAACTAAAGAAGCTTACATTTCATCAAATGAAAAAAAGTATATTATTCTTTGTGGAAAAACATTCAGAAAAGAGGCTCAGAACTCTTTACTTAAAATACTAGAAGAACCACCTTCTAATATTGTTTTTATAATTATTACAAATTCAAAATCAGCAATATTACCTACAATTTTTTCAAGAATTCCACATAAATTTTTTAGAAAAGATATTAATAGAAAAAGTATAGGTTTAGATATCCTGAAGCTTGATTTAAAAGATGTATATGCTTTTTTAAAAGATAATCAAAGAATTACAAAAAATGATGCAAAAGAGATTGTCGAATCTATTCTTTTTAAGGTAAACTCACAAAAAGTAAAACTAACACAAAATGAATTAGATGTATTTTCTAAATCAATTAAATTATTAGAACTAAATTCTCGACCTATAAATGTATTAACAACTTTATTACTTACACTTTTAAATAGGAAAAAAACTATTTAA
- a CDS encoding pitrilysin family protein translates to MAASIKHEEINGIKVPVVFEKDTNLPILNLQLIFKNSGYIQDKEKSGAASISAKLLNEGTKKLGSTKFAQKLENSAISLHTSTGFETFVIELSSLKDVHEKGLKLLTELLEDPNYDEKTLEKIKTIQIGSLKRKENDFDHIASKNLKKLIFKNTPLENPSSGSIESISKLKINDIEKFLDTTLDLNNLIVVAGGDFEYDELISKVKKIIKVLNSKKKNKLANIIVNDESKTNTILKETQQAYVYFGSPFNVKVNDKDSYMAKVASFILGGSGFGSRLMEEIRVKRGLAYSAYGYVSQNKSHSFFTGYLQTKLETADEAKELVISIINNFVKKGVTKEELQSAKNFLLGSEPLRTETLSQRLNRAFTLYYRGLEQNHSLKELEKIENLKLEDLNNYIKSHKEIKKLSFSIVRK, encoded by the coding sequence ATGGCTGCTTCAATAAAGCATGAAGAAATAAATGGTATAAAAGTTCCAGTTGTTTTTGAAAAAGATACAAATTTACCTATTTTAAATTTACAATTAATTTTTAAAAACTCAGGATATATACAAGATAAGGAAAAAAGTGGTGCGGCTTCAATTTCAGCAAAACTTTTAAATGAAGGGACTAAAAAGTTAGGTTCTACAAAGTTTGCACAAAAGTTAGAAAACTCAGCTATATCTTTACATACAAGTACTGGGTTTGAAACATTCGTCATTGAATTATCTTCTTTAAAAGATGTTCATGAAAAAGGTTTAAAACTTTTAACAGAGTTATTAGAAGACCCAAATTATGATGAAAAAACTTTAGAAAAGATAAAAACTATACAAATAGGTTCTTTAAAAAGAAAAGAAAATGATTTTGATCATATTGCAAGTAAGAACTTAAAAAAACTTATTTTTAAAAATACACCATTAGAAAATCCTTCTTCTGGCTCAATTGAATCAATTTCAAAATTAAAAATAAATGATATTGAAAAGTTTTTAGATACTACTCTTGATTTAAATAATTTAATTGTTGTTGCAGGAGGAGATTTTGAATATGATGAGTTAATTTCAAAAGTAAAAAAGATAATAAAAGTATTAAATTCTAAAAAGAAAAATAAATTAGCAAATATTATAGTTAATGATGAATCAAAAACTAACACTATATTAAAAGAGACTCAGCAAGCATACGTTTATTTTGGTAGTCCCTTTAATGTTAAAGTTAATGACAAAGATTCTTATATGGCAAAAGTAGCTTCTTTTATTTTAGGTGGGAGTGGTTTTGGTTCTAGACTTATGGAAGAAATCCGAGTTAAGAGAGGTTTAGCTTATTCTGCTTATGGATATGTATCTCAAAATAAATCTCATTCTTTTTTTACAGGTTATTTACAAACTAAACTAGAAACTGCTGATGAAGCAAAAGAATTAGTTATCTCAATAATTAATAATTTTGTAAAAAAAGGTGTAACAAAAGAAGAATTACAATCTGCAAAAAACTTTTTACTTGGAAGTGAACCTTTAAGAACAGAAACATTATCTCAAAGATTAAATAGAGCTTTTACTCTTTATTATAGAGGTTTAGAACAAAATCATTCACTAAAAGAGTTAGAAAAAATAGAGAATCTTAAACTTGAAGATTTGAACAATTATATAAAATCTCATAAAGAGATTAAAAAATTATCATTTTCAATAGTAAGGAAATAG
- a CDS encoding dehypoxanthine futalosine cyclase, protein MDITNRRITNQEALDLIQNASLVELGELATKKKEILHPKKVTSFVVDRNINYTNVCWVDCKFCAFYRHGRDEDSYVLKFDEIDQKIEELLAIGGTQILMQGGVHPKLKIDYYEELVSHIHTKFPQITLHSFSAIEISYIARVSKITKLEVLKRLQAKGLSSIPGAGAEILSNRVRDIIAPKKMDAEEWLEIHRLAHSIGMKTTATMMFGTVETDEEIIEHWEMIRKLQDETGGFRAFIMWSFQSENTKLKEEIPDLKPQSSNRYLRLLAVARLYLDNFKNMQSSWVTQGSYIGQMALKFGANDLGSTMMEENVVAAAGASNCMNQDEMIELIRDVGENPAKRNTAYEILERF, encoded by the coding sequence ATGGATATAACAAATAGAAGAATAACAAATCAAGAAGCACTTGATTTAATTCAAAATGCTTCTTTAGTTGAATTAGGTGAATTAGCAACGAAGAAAAAAGAAATACTTCACCCTAAAAAAGTTACTTCATTTGTAGTTGATAGAAATATCAATTATACTAATGTATGTTGGGTTGATTGTAAGTTTTGTGCTTTTTATAGACATGGAAGAGATGAGGATTCATATGTTTTAAAGTTCGATGAAATAGATCAGAAGATTGAAGAGCTTTTAGCTATTGGAGGAACTCAAATCTTAATGCAAGGTGGTGTTCATCCTAAACTTAAAATTGATTATTATGAAGAACTAGTATCTCATATTCATACAAAGTTTCCTCAAATTACTTTACACTCTTTTTCTGCTATTGAAATCTCATATATTGCCCGAGTATCTAAAATTACAAAACTTGAAGTTTTAAAAAGATTACAAGCAAAAGGTTTAAGTTCAATTCCAGGTGCTGGGGCTGAAATTTTAAGTAATAGAGTAAGAGATATAATTGCTCCAAAGAAAATGGATGCAGAAGAGTGGCTTGAAATCCATAGATTAGCTCATTCAATTGGTATGAAGACAACTGCTACTATGATGTTTGGTACAGTTGAAACAGATGAGGAAATTATTGAACATTGGGAAATGATTAGAAAACTTCAAGATGAAACAGGTGGTTTTAGAGCATTTATTATGTGGTCATTTCAAAGTGAAAATACAAAATTAAAAGAAGAAATTCCAGATTTAAAACCACAATCTTCAAATAGGTATCTAAGATTACTTGCAGTTGCACGATTATATTTAGATAACTTTAAAAATATGCAGAGTTCTTGGGTAACACAAGGAAGCTATATCGGACAAATGGCTTTAAAATTTGGTGCAAATGATTTAGGAAGTACAATGATGGAAGAGAATGTAGTTGCAGCAGCAGGAGCTTCAAATTGTATGAATCAAGATGAAATGATAGAACTAATTCGTGATGTTGGAGAAAATCCAGCAAAAAGAAATACTGCATATGAGATATTAGAAAGGTTTTAA
- the folP gene encoding dihydropteroate synthase, translated as MDISTNYQTKIMGVINANEDSFFKESRFEGAFAISRIEQMINDGANIIDIGGVSSRPGSVSVSSDEELFRVKPIIDSIYEQRLYDKTEFSLDSYDPFVLKYALDRGFKIVNDITGLSNDEVCKIASYYNAKVVIMHMQNNPNNMQKKPEYNDVVLDIDNFFKERIKKAKSFGLEEIILDVGIGFGKTLTHNLKLLKNLDYFKHFGCELLIGASRKSMIDMISPSSIEERLPGTLAIHLASIENGASIIRCHDVKEHNQAIKVQEAIKRAEIL; from the coding sequence ATGGATATTTCTACAAATTATCAAACAAAGATAATGGGTGTTATAAATGCCAATGAAGACTCTTTTTTTAAAGAAAGTAGATTTGAAGGTGCTTTTGCTATTTCTAGAATAGAGCAAATGATTAATGATGGGGCTAATATTATTGATATTGGAGGTGTTTCTAGCAGACCTGGAAGTGTTTCTGTCTCTTCTGATGAAGAACTTTTTAGAGTAAAACCTATAATAGATTCAATATATGAACAAAGACTTTATGACAAAACTGAATTTTCTTTAGATTCTTATGATCCTTTTGTTTTAAAGTATGCATTAGATAGAGGTTTTAAAATTGTTAATGATATTACAGGCTTATCAAATGATGAAGTATGTAAAATTGCCTCTTATTATAATGCAAAAGTTGTAATAATGCATATGCAAAATAATCCTAACAATATGCAAAAAAAACCTGAATACAATGATGTTGTATTGGATATTGATAATTTTTTTAAAGAAAGAATTAAAAAAGCTAAATCATTTGGTTTAGAAGAAATTATACTAGATGTTGGAATTGGATTTGGAAAGACTCTTACTCATAACTTAAAATTACTAAAAAATTTAGATTATTTTAAACATTTTGGATGTGAACTATTAATTGGAGCAAGTAGGAAATCTATGATAGATATGATCTCTCCCTCTTCTATAGAAGAAAGACTTCCTGGTACTTTAGCAATTCATTTAGCATCTATTGAAAATGGAGCTTCGATAATAAGATGTCATGATGTTAAAGAACATAATCAAGCTATAAAAGTACAAGAAGCTATAAAAAGAGCTGAAATACTATAA
- the gltX gene encoding glutamate--tRNA ligase, with translation MLRFAPSPISDMSINNLRVAIFNYILSKQLNEQLLIRIEDIDKENNIEGKDKEILEILSLFSIDYSHVVYQSENLKYHQKLAMQLMSKKKAFSCFCGDDKLNELKDEAKKNGKPFKYDGFCETLSDETVLNVNAPFTVRMKKPEQNIKFVDGLKGDFDYTPLDIDSFIILKHDKTPTYDYACAVDDMLYDISTVIRDEKYTSNTPKQIYVRDTLNYSKNIDYIHLPTILDGQDDKNFVKWFIDEGFLPSAIANYLVLLGNKTPNEIFSLEEAIEWFDIKKLSKNSVTFDMDKLKFINKKHILTMDEMRLSKILGFADMDIGKLGKIFLEDSSTIKEIKLKIDLVFIPKSTCEGFEEEFVELKLCMQDAPFFDNFNQLENFITEKTGLKGENLLKPLTYILTGSNNNVNLSDIYPLIKNYLGEIVK, from the coding sequence TTGTTAAGATTTGCACCAAGTCCAATATCAGATATGTCTATAAATAACCTTAGAGTTGCTATTTTTAATTATATATTATCAAAACAACTAAATGAACAGCTTTTAATAAGAATAGAAGATATAGATAAAGAAAATAATATCGAAGGTAAAGATAAAGAAATATTAGAGATATTAAGTCTTTTTTCTATTGACTATTCACATGTTGTATATCAAAGTGAAAATTTAAAATATCATCAAAAGCTTGCTATGCAACTTATGTCAAAAAAGAAAGCATTCTCATGTTTTTGTGGAGATGATAAATTAAATGAATTAAAAGATGAAGCCAAAAAAAATGGAAAACCTTTTAAATATGATGGTTTTTGCGAAACTTTATCTGATGAAACAGTTTTAAATGTAAATGCACCTTTTACAGTTAGAATGAAAAAACCTGAGCAAAATATTAAATTTGTAGATGGATTAAAAGGTGATTTTGATTATACACCTTTAGATATTGATTCTTTTATTATTTTAAAACATGATAAAACTCCTACATATGATTATGCATGTGCAGTTGATGATATGCTTTATGATATCTCAACAGTAATAAGAGATGAAAAATATACTTCAAATACTCCAAAACAAATTTATGTAAGAGATACCTTAAACTATAGTAAAAATATTGATTATATCCATTTACCAACAATATTAGATGGACAAGATGATAAAAATTTTGTAAAATGGTTTATAGATGAAGGATTTTTACCGAGTGCAATTGCAAATTATTTAGTACTTCTTGGAAATAAAACTCCAAATGAAATTTTCTCTTTAGAAGAAGCTATAGAATGGTTTGATATAAAAAAATTATCAAAAAATTCTGTAACATTTGATATGGATAAATTAAAGTTTATAAATAAAAAGCATATTTTAACTATGGATGAAATGAGATTATCAAAAATTTTAGGTTTTGCTGATATGGATATTGGGAAGTTAGGAAAAATATTCTTAGAAGACTCTAGTACGATAAAAGAGATAAAGTTAAAAATAGATTTAGTTTTTATTCCAAAGTCTACTTGTGAAGGTTTTGAAGAAGAGTTTGTTGAATTAAAACTTTGTATGCAAGATGCGCCATTTTTTGATAATTTCAATCAGCTTGAAAACTTTATTACTGAAAAAACAGGTTTAAAAGGAGAAAATCTTCTTAAACCCTTAACATATATTTTAACAGGAAGTAATAATAATGTTAATCTTTCTGATATTTATCCCTTAATTAAAAACTACCTAGGAGAAATTGTAAAATGA
- the bamA gene encoding outer membrane protein assembly factor BamA, with translation MKNKSILLSVALASLLQAEQITSIEYVNLTKISSTIANETLDMNVGQELDIDKINKAIKNFYKFNYFDDIVVNSNNGKLQIVFDEKPSIANVDIVGYKSREDDIEILKKQIGMNRGTLYSAKRVKKAKEELLNDLERAGYINSVVEVDIENLNEDAVSVTFNVNKGDEIVIKNVNYFGSKNLEQSDFEQVTANKEEEFASWFITQNGGELDGEQLKYDSQRIRDLYLEHGYLDAKIENPFVEVDFSSNQAELDFYIEEGRQYQTNSITIYVNSEIIDPKEIYPELLLRKDRVFNVKKLRKDSKYIKTLISDLGYAFTQVQYDIKKDEKNGTADVIFNVVPGDKVYIRDVKISGNTRTLDRVIRRNVYLAPGDLFNLTDLNDSKSKLKRSGYFEDVRLEQKRISADKMDLIVKVREASTGNITLGGGYGSYDKVMVSGSIVDKNIFGSGLTLGLSADLSARKSDFSLTLKNPSIRDSKFHGDIDIHSGTNEINNEVYDLEKETKGFSVGIGREIFRNLKVGARYKLDFIQERYEYDEDEVDTSTGGPYYTDQEYITSSITPYINFDNTDDYYTPRSGFKIGSSLEFAGIGGDSKYLKSSSSLKYFYSLNKLYDLDWILRYKLQAKFLVDNGQINQGDSLYLGGPKSLRGFKSFAFGPNRDDGIVEEPYKAMAATSVELSFPLSEAAKMRWGAFYDYGAIGKDNIDDIQRSSVGALFEWVSPFGPIQLIYALPLDDEEDDDTSNFEFSLGSSF, from the coding sequence GTGAAAAATAAAAGTATCTTATTATCCGTAGCTTTAGCTTCGTTACTTCAAGCTGAGCAAATTACATCTATTGAATATGTTAATTTAACAAAAATTTCGTCTACTATTGCCAACGAAACACTTGATATGAACGTTGGACAAGAATTAGATATTGATAAAATCAATAAAGCTATTAAAAATTTTTATAAATTCAATTATTTTGATGATATTGTGGTAAATAGTAATAATGGAAAACTTCAAATTGTTTTTGATGAAAAGCCTTCAATAGCAAATGTTGATATTGTTGGTTATAAATCAAGAGAAGATGATATTGAAATATTAAAAAAACAAATTGGTATGAATAGAGGTACGCTATATTCTGCTAAAAGAGTAAAAAAAGCTAAAGAAGAGCTTTTAAATGATCTTGAGCGAGCTGGATATATCAATTCTGTCGTTGAAGTTGATATTGAAAATTTAAATGAAGATGCAGTTTCAGTTACTTTTAATGTAAATAAAGGTGATGAAATTGTTATTAAAAATGTTAACTATTTTGGTTCAAAAAATTTAGAACAAAGCGATTTTGAACAAGTCACTGCAAACAAAGAAGAAGAATTTGCTTCTTGGTTTATTACTCAAAATGGTGGAGAGTTAGATGGTGAGCAATTAAAATATGATAGTCAGAGAATAAGAGATTTATATTTAGAACATGGATATTTAGATGCAAAAATTGAAAACCCTTTTGTGGAAGTTGATTTTTCATCAAATCAAGCAGAACTAGATTTTTATATTGAAGAAGGTAGGCAATATCAAACTAATTCAATTACAATTTATGTAAACTCTGAAATTATAGATCCAAAAGAAATTTATCCAGAATTATTATTACGAAAAGATAGAGTTTTTAATGTTAAAAAATTAAGAAAAGATTCAAAGTATATTAAAACATTAATTTCAGACTTAGGGTATGCTTTTACTCAAGTACAATATGATATTAAAAAAGATGAAAAAAATGGAACAGCGGATGTTATATTTAATGTAGTTCCTGGAGATAAAGTATATATTAGAGATGTTAAAATTTCGGGTAATACTAGAACTTTAGATAGAGTAATTAGAAGAAATGTTTACTTAGCTCCTGGAGATTTATTTAATTTAACTGATCTTAATGATTCAAAATCAAAATTAAAAAGAAGTGGATATTTTGAAGATGTTAGATTAGAACAAAAAAGAATTAGTGCAGATAAAATGGATCTTATTGTAAAAGTTAGAGAAGCTTCCACTGGTAACATTACACTTGGTGGTGGATATGGGTCTTATGATAAAGTAATGGTTAGTGGATCGATCGTTGATAAAAATATTTTTGGTTCAGGTCTTACTTTGGGTCTTTCAGCTGATTTATCAGCACGTAAATCAGATTTTTCTTTAACACTTAAAAACCCTTCAATTAGAGATAGCAAGTTTCATGGAGATATAGATATTCATAGTGGAACTAATGAAATTAATAATGAAGTGTATGATTTAGAAAAGGAAACAAAAGGTTTTTCTGTTGGGATAGGTAGAGAAATTTTTAGAAACTTAAAAGTTGGTGCTAGATATAAACTTGATTTCATACAAGAGAGATATGAATATGATGAAGATGAAGTTGATACAAGTACTGGAGGTCCATACTATACAGACCAAGAATATATAACAAGTTCTATTACTCCATATATCAATTTTGATAATACAGATGATTATTATACTCCAAGAAGTGGTTTTAAAATTGGGTCTTCTTTAGAGTTTGCTGGTATTGGAGGAGATTCAAAATATTTAAAAAGTTCTTCATCTCTTAAATATTTTTATTCTTTAAATAAATTATATGATTTAGATTGGATTTTAAGATACAAGTTACAAGCTAAATTTTTAGTTGACAATGGACAAATTAATCAAGGGGACTCTTTATATTTGGGTGGTCCAAAATCTTTAAGAGGTTTTAAATCTTTTGCTTTTGGACCAAATAGAGATGATGGTATTGTTGAAGAACCTTATAAAGCTATGGCGGCAACATCAGTAGAATTAAGTTTTCCTTTATCTGAAGCTGCAAAAATGAGATGGGGAGCTTTTTATGATTATGGAGCAATTGGAAAAGATAATATAGATGATATTCAAAGATCGAGTGTTGGTGCTCTTTTTGAATGGGTTTCTCCTTTTGGACCAATTCAGTTAATCTATGCCTTACCTCTTGATGATGAAGAAGACGATGATACTTCAAATTTCGAATTTTCTTTAGGGTCTAGTTTTTAA